The Paenibacillus pabuli DNA segment TTACGGCAATTGCATATGTAACAGGCTATATTACGGCCCGGCTGGACTTCAAAGGGAAGAGAGCAATGATCTTTTATTACCTTTTCGGTATGCTGGTACCCATTCACGCTCTACTTGTTCCCATCTACCTGTTATTTAAAAATTGGGGGCTGGCAGATCAATGGTATACGCTCATCATCCCCTATATTGCCTTTAATCTGTCTTTACCAATTATGTTGGTCAGCAGCTACGTGATGGGCATTCCAAGAGAAATTGAGGAAGCAGCAGCAATCGACGGCCTTAGCTTCAGTGGTACCATGTACCGTATTATCCTGCCGATAGCCATACCTGTACTGACAACGGTCGCAATTCTACAATTTTTCTCCTGTTGGAATGAATTTTCTTTTGCACTGGTACTGCTCAATGATGAGTCGCTGCGCACGGTTCCGCTCGGGATGTCCTATTTCAAATCACAGCACAGCACCAACTATCCACAGCTTATGGCCGGAATGATATTGTCGATGCTACCTGTCACAATTATTTATTTTGTATTCAGCTCACGGATTATTGCCGGCGTCATGGCCGGATCTGTTAAAGGATAATCGCTATCTGTCTAAATTCATAATTAACGGAGGGATTACTATGCTTACTTTCGATTCCAATCAAGAACAACCGCAGAAGCGGACTCCAGACCGTACAAAATGGAATGAATCTTTTTACCGGAGGTCAATGGAGCTGCCAGATGAGCTTCTGATTGGTGCCATTGATAGTCATGTGCATGCCGGTCCGGTATTGAACTCTAACCCCGGGCATCTGGACCCGATTCAGGTAGCGCAAGAAGCCGCAGCTGCAGGCATGAGGAGCATCGTGTACTATGATGTATTCGGCTGGGCTTCAGGGATGGCCTGGGTAGTGAACCGCCATGTACCGGGCATTCACACGTATGGGGGTTATTTGATGAATTCCTGCCATGGCGGTATGAATCCGCGTTCTGTAAAAACCGCACTGCATATGGAAGAGGGCTGCCGTTTCATCAGCTTCGGTTCACATTGTACACGCCATTCAGCTGAGCGTGAGTCCACACTGATCGACGGCAAGCTTGTTCCGTTTAAGGATGTCTATCCGCAGTTTGTGGAGAGAGAACTGTCTGTGGCGACGTCAATACCGCTGGAAGGGCCTGTTCCAGAAGCGCTGGATGAGATCTTAAGCATGGTGGCAGAACATCCGGAGGTATACCTGAATACGGGTCATGTATCTGTGCCGGAAGCGCTCCGTCTACTGGACCTTGCAGAACAATACGGTATTGCGAAGGTGTTGATCGCTCATCCCGTCCGCGGACAAATGACAATCGAAGAGCAAAAATCGGCTGCCGCCAGGGGTGCTTTTCTAGAGGCCTGTCTTGTGGATTGGCTGTATCCTGATGTCCCCCGGACCCATTACTATGTAGAACGAGAATATATGGATATGGGAGCTGAACTCGGCAGATTCTCGAATGCGACGAAATGGATGAAAACCATCCGTGAAGTGGGAATAGATCAGTTCGTTCTTGGTACGGACTATGGGATCCGTGCGGCCTCAACGCCTGTACAAGGCATGAGGACAATGATTGCTAGCATGCTCGATTATCAATTCTCTCCGGATGATATTTACCGGATGGTAGCAACAAATCCCGCAAGGTTGATCGGCATTAACACATAGGATGTTGCTGGTGTGCTGCTATCACCTTAAGCATGGACAAGGAGGAATGGAGCATGAAATCCGCAACATCGTATGATCTAGTCATTACAGGGGGAACGATCGTTACGGAAGCTGCCGTGGAGCGAAAGGATATCGGTATTAGGAATGGATTGATTACTGAAATCTCAGAAAACATTGATCCGGCGGGTACCCAAATCATTGATGCGCATGGACTGACTGTGATGCCTGGCGTTATCGACACTCATGTACATTTTAATGAGCCGGGTCTGGAATCCTGGGAAGGTTTCAAGACGGGTTCCGCTGCTCTTGCTGCCGGAGGTGGAACCTGCTTTCTTGATATGCCGCTCAACGCTGTTCCTCCTACAGTTACAGTTAGGGCCCTTCAGCAAAAAAGAGATCGTGCGGCAGGTAAAACGTATGCTGATTATGGATTTTGGGGTGGACTTATGCCCGGCTATCTTAAAGAGCTGCCGCTGTTGGCGGACGCCGGAGTGATCGGTTTCAAGGCCTTCATGTCTTCTCCGGGAGATAAGGACAAGGACGGGTTTCGTCGGTCAGACGACGAAACCCTGAGAGAAGGGATGCGAGTGATTGCAGAGACGGGAAAGTTGTTGGCGCTTCATGCTGAACATGAGCCCACCGTAGCTCGACTCACCCGTGAAGCACGTAGCCTGGGTCGATTCGGCCCGGAGAGCTATACATCCTCGCGTCCGATAGAGGCAGAGGTGGAAGCAGTAGAAACTGCGCTGCGTTATGCAGCCGAGAGCGGTTGCCGGGTTCATTTTGTCCACATCAGCAGCGAATCCGCTGCAGGGCGAATTCGTAAAGCCCGGCATGAGGGAGTCGATGTGACCCTGGAGACTTGTCCGCATTATCTATGCCTGACCGACAAAGACCTTGCGGTCATGGGTGCCGTGGCGAAATGTGCACCTCCACTACGTGATGCGGAAGAACAGGAGAAGCTATGGGACGGATTACAGCGAGGATGGTTTGACTTTTTATCTTCGGATCATTCACCCTGCCCAGCCAGCATGAAGACAGGCGATGATATGTTTGAATCCTGGGGCGGCATCGCCGGTGTACAGAGCACATTGGAATTGATGCTGGACGAAGGCTACCTGAAAAGGGGGGTTCCGCTTCCGCTGCTGGCGCGCCTGTTGTCAGGGGCCCCAGCCGAACGATTCGGGCTGGCTCCTGTTAAGGGACGCATTGCAGTGAACTGCGATGCCGATCTGGCCTTGGTTGACCTCAATGCTCCCTACACCCTTAAAGCGTCAGACCTTTATCAGAAGCATCGCCATTCACCATACATTGGTCGTAGCTTTGGCTGTAAAGTGAAGATGACACTGCTGCGAGGCCGATTGACGTATAGTGAAGGTTCGCCATTTCTTAACCAAGGCACCGGCAGGGAATTCAGAATCGTATGCCCTGGAGCTATGAACATAAGTAAGTAGCTAGTCATGCTGATTTTGAAAGAGTACGTCCCATCTCAAGGAGGGAAAGCAATGACCGCAAAAGCTGGCAGATTGTCCACCGTTCAGGAGGATCTCCTCAAGTTGGTCCAAGATATTCCGCGAGAGCAAATGCAGCAATACATCGACCGCTATATTGGCAGCCTGCTTACAGTAGAAGGCTATGACCCTGAGCTTCTACAGACGTTGGAAACGTATGCGACATGTAATGGCCACATTAATGAAATGTCCTCCAGGTTAT contains these protein-coding regions:
- a CDS encoding PucR family transcriptional regulator, which codes for MTAKAGRLSTVQEDLLKLVQDIPREQMQQYIDRYIGSLLTVEGYDPELLQTLETYATCNGHINEMSSRLYIHRNTAAYRLEKLERIIGIPLKETENLLLLNLVFLFRRLLDAEKANASANGLLTLDYRSHYRTS
- a CDS encoding carbohydrate ABC transporter permease, yielding MELQLELQSQRSPRRFLPNPAKLAVNALLLLFTASCIIPLLWIGYSSLKTQAEFANNILSLPSAPQFSNYWEAIKLTNMLQLSWNSARVTFLSVIGITAIAYVTGYITARLDFKGKRAMIFYYLFGMLVPIHALLVPIYLLFKNWGLADQWYTLIIPYIAFNLSLPIMLVSSYVMGIPREIEEAAAIDGLSFSGTMYRIILPIAIPVLTTVAILQFFSCWNEFSFALVLLNDESLRTVPLGMSYFKSQHSTNYPQLMAGMILSMLPVTIIYFVFSSRIIAGVMAGSVKG
- the allB gene encoding allantoinase AllB gives rise to the protein MKSATSYDLVITGGTIVTEAAVERKDIGIRNGLITEISENIDPAGTQIIDAHGLTVMPGVIDTHVHFNEPGLESWEGFKTGSAALAAGGGTCFLDMPLNAVPPTVTVRALQQKRDRAAGKTYADYGFWGGLMPGYLKELPLLADAGVIGFKAFMSSPGDKDKDGFRRSDDETLREGMRVIAETGKLLALHAEHEPTVARLTREARSLGRFGPESYTSSRPIEAEVEAVETALRYAAESGCRVHFVHISSESAAGRIRKARHEGVDVTLETCPHYLCLTDKDLAVMGAVAKCAPPLRDAEEQEKLWDGLQRGWFDFLSSDHSPCPASMKTGDDMFESWGGIAGVQSTLELMLDEGYLKRGVPLPLLARLLSGAPAERFGLAPVKGRIAVNCDADLALVDLNAPYTLKASDLYQKHRHSPYIGRSFGCKVKMTLLRGRLTYSEGSPFLNQGTGREFRIVCPGAMNISK
- a CDS encoding DUF6282 family protein, whose protein sequence is MLTFDSNQEQPQKRTPDRTKWNESFYRRSMELPDELLIGAIDSHVHAGPVLNSNPGHLDPIQVAQEAAAAGMRSIVYYDVFGWASGMAWVVNRHVPGIHTYGGYLMNSCHGGMNPRSVKTALHMEEGCRFISFGSHCTRHSAERESTLIDGKLVPFKDVYPQFVERELSVATSIPLEGPVPEALDEILSMVAEHPEVYLNTGHVSVPEALRLLDLAEQYGIAKVLIAHPVRGQMTIEEQKSAAARGAFLEACLVDWLYPDVPRTHYYVEREYMDMGAELGRFSNATKWMKTIREVGIDQFVLGTDYGIRAASTPVQGMRTMIASMLDYQFSPDDIYRMVATNPARLIGINT